One genomic segment of Streptomyces sp. RKND-216 includes these proteins:
- a CDS encoding M23 family metallopeptidase, which yields MRRRTRSLLAAVSAAAAVTVAAPVAVASPQAASSAEPLARPNFKMPFLCNQTWVGNNWNGHSPAHSIDWNHYSASGSPDDLGRRVFASAGGTVLSSYYSTGTGYGNTIVIGHGNGWQTRYAHLKTRAVQKGDRVKLGQKIGRVGATSALYNITPHLHYEQIHNGSVVVAVVQGVRWGDYTKRSQRSKNC from the coding sequence ATGCGCAGACGTACCCGCAGCCTCCTGGCCGCCGTGAGCGCCGCGGCAGCCGTCACGGTCGCGGCGCCGGTCGCCGTCGCGTCGCCGCAGGCCGCCTCGTCCGCCGAACCGCTCGCCCGGCCGAACTTCAAGATGCCGTTCCTGTGCAACCAGACCTGGGTCGGCAACAACTGGAACGGCCACAGCCCGGCGCACTCCATCGACTGGAACCACTACAGCGCCAGCGGAAGCCCCGACGACCTCGGCCGGCGGGTCTTCGCCAGCGCCGGCGGCACGGTGCTGTCCTCCTACTACTCCACGGGCACCGGCTACGGCAACACCATCGTCATCGGCCACGGGAACGGCTGGCAGACGCGCTACGCCCACCTGAAGACCCGCGCCGTCCAGAAGGGCGACAGGGTCAAGCTGGGCCAGAAGATCGGCCGTGTCGGCGCCACCTCCGCGCTCTACAACATCACCCCCCACCTGCACTACGAGCAGATCCACAACGGCAGCGTCGTGGTCGCGGTCGTCCAGGGCGTCCGGTGGGGCGACTACACCAAGCGCAGCCAGCGCAGCAAGAACTGCTGA
- a CDS encoding WhiB family transcriptional regulator, translating into MLQTPHQSLQAAVPTPRAPARDDDAGPWHADAVCHRDEAGLFFAPSKEPTAARLAREQAAKRVCARCPVLVECREHALLQPEPYGVWGGLTAAERRVVLARRRRSAAAAAESAAPVRRIA; encoded by the coding sequence GTGCTGCAAACGCCGCATCAGTCCCTGCAGGCCGCCGTCCCCACCCCACGGGCGCCCGCCCGCGACGACGATGCCGGCCCCTGGCACGCCGATGCGGTCTGCCACCGGGACGAGGCCGGGCTGTTCTTCGCCCCGTCGAAGGAGCCCACCGCCGCCCGCCTCGCCCGTGAGCAGGCCGCCAAGCGGGTGTGCGCGCGCTGCCCCGTCCTCGTCGAGTGCCGGGAGCACGCGCTGCTCCAGCCGGAGCCGTACGGCGTGTGGGGCGGGCTGACCGCGGCCGAGCGCCGCGTGGTGCTGGCGCGCCGGCGCCGGTCCGCGGCGGCGGCAGCGGAGAGCGCCGCCCCTGTCCGCCGCATCGCCTGA
- a CDS encoding DUF1707 domain-containing protein: protein MTDSPLEKRPSPDEKPAVRPAAEADVRASDADRDRVADILREALAEGRLDADEHSERLDAVYAAKTMGQLEPLVRDLPQPVGRTALRPAAAFDVAPHGDEGAADNAVAIFSGATRRGSWRIGRKTNAFACFGGVDIDLTQAVFTQREIVINATAVFGGVDIRIPENVTLRGRGTGIFGGFDVRSHDSPDPDAPVVVVKGLALFGGVSARPKRGKRLKNLHQGHGHGH, encoded by the coding sequence GTGACTGATTCGCCGCTGGAGAAGCGCCCCTCGCCGGACGAGAAGCCCGCCGTGCGACCGGCCGCGGAGGCCGACGTACGAGCGTCGGACGCCGACCGTGACCGCGTCGCGGACATCCTCCGCGAGGCGCTGGCCGAAGGCCGGCTCGACGCGGACGAGCATTCCGAGCGGCTGGACGCGGTCTACGCCGCCAAGACCATGGGGCAGCTCGAACCCCTGGTCCGCGACCTGCCGCAGCCGGTTGGCAGGACCGCTCTGCGGCCCGCCGCCGCGTTCGACGTCGCTCCGCACGGTGACGAGGGCGCCGCGGACAACGCCGTCGCGATCTTCAGCGGCGCCACCCGGCGCGGCAGTTGGCGGATCGGCCGGAAGACGAACGCCTTCGCCTGCTTCGGCGGCGTCGACATCGACCTCACCCAGGCCGTGTTCACGCAGCGGGAGATCGTCATCAACGCCACCGCCGTCTTCGGCGGCGTGGACATCCGGATCCCCGAGAACGTGACCCTGCGCGGCCGCGGGACCGGCATCTTCGGCGGCTTCGACGTCCGCTCCCACGATTCGCCCGACCCGGACGCGCCGGTGGTCGTCGTCAAGGGGCTGGCGCTGTTCGGCGGCGTCTCGGCGAGGCCGAAGCGCGGCAAGCGGCTGAAGAATCTGCACCAGGGCCACGGGCACGGGCACTGA
- a CDS encoding fumarate hydratase: MAATPEFSYTDLLPRGEDTTPYRLVTAEGVSTFEADGRTFLSVEPEALRTLASEAMKDIAHYLRPEHLAQLRRILDDPEASANDRFVALDLLKNANIAAAGVLPMCQDTGTAIVMGKRGQNVLTRGRDEEALSRGIHDAYTQLNLRYSQMAPLTMWEEKNTGTNLPAQIELYATDGDAYTFLFMAKGGGSANKSFLFQETKAVLNEDSMMKFLEEKIRSLGTAACPPYHLAVVVGGTSAEYALKTAKYASAHYLDEIPAEGSPAGHGFRDKELEEKVFELTQRIGIGAQFGGKYFCHDVRVVRLPRHGASCPVALAVSCSADRQAVAKITAEGVFLEQLETDPARFLPETTDDELDGEDEVVKIDLERPMDEIRAELTRHPVKTRLSLTGPLVVARDIAHAKIKERLDAGEEMPQYLRDHAVYYAGPAKTPEGYASGSFGPTTAGRMDAYVEQFQAAGGSMVMLAKGNRSKQVTDACAAHGGFYLGSIGGPAARLAQDCIRKVEVLEYEELGMEAVWRIEVEDFPAFVVVDDKGNDFFTDPGPAQPFVTSIPVGGPAR; encoded by the coding sequence ATGGCCGCCACCCCGGAGTTCAGCTACACGGACCTGCTGCCGCGGGGTGAGGACACCACGCCGTACCGCCTGGTCACCGCCGAAGGCGTCAGCACCTTCGAGGCGGACGGCCGGACCTTCCTCTCCGTGGAGCCGGAGGCGCTGCGGACGCTCGCCTCCGAGGCGATGAAGGACATCGCGCACTACCTGCGGCCCGAGCACCTGGCCCAGCTGCGCCGCATCCTGGACGACCCGGAAGCCAGCGCGAACGACCGCTTCGTCGCGCTGGACCTGCTGAAGAACGCCAACATCGCCGCCGCCGGCGTCCTCCCGATGTGCCAGGACACCGGCACCGCCATCGTGATGGGCAAGCGCGGCCAGAACGTCCTCACACGGGGCCGGGACGAGGAAGCCCTCTCCCGCGGTATCCACGACGCCTACACGCAGCTCAACCTGCGGTACTCCCAGATGGCGCCGCTGACCATGTGGGAGGAGAAGAACACGGGCACCAACCTGCCCGCGCAGATCGAGCTCTACGCGACGGACGGCGACGCCTACACGTTCCTCTTCATGGCCAAGGGCGGCGGCAGCGCCAACAAATCCTTCCTCTTCCAGGAGACGAAGGCGGTGCTGAACGAGGACTCGATGATGAAGTTCCTCGAGGAGAAGATCCGCTCGCTGGGCACGGCCGCCTGCCCGCCGTACCACCTGGCGGTCGTCGTGGGCGGCACCAGCGCCGAGTACGCGCTCAAGACCGCCAAGTACGCCTCCGCGCACTACCTGGACGAGATCCCGGCCGAGGGCTCCCCGGCGGGGCACGGCTTCCGCGACAAGGAGTTGGAGGAGAAGGTCTTCGAGCTCACCCAGCGGATCGGCATCGGCGCCCAGTTCGGCGGCAAGTACTTCTGCCACGACGTGCGGGTGGTACGGCTGCCGCGGCACGGGGCCTCCTGCCCGGTCGCACTCGCGGTGTCCTGCTCTGCGGACCGGCAGGCGGTCGCGAAGATCACCGCCGAGGGCGTGTTCCTGGAGCAGCTGGAGACCGACCCCGCACGGTTCCTGCCGGAGACCACGGACGACGAACTGGACGGCGAGGACGAGGTCGTGAAGATCGACCTCGAGCGTCCGATGGACGAGATCCGCGCCGAGCTGACCCGCCACCCGGTGAAGACCCGGCTGTCGCTGACCGGCCCGCTGGTCGTCGCACGCGACATCGCGCACGCCAAGATCAAGGAACGGCTGGACGCGGGCGAGGAGATGCCGCAGTACCTGCGGGACCACGCGGTGTACTACGCCGGGCCCGCGAAGACGCCGGAGGGCTACGCGTCCGGCTCGTTCGGGCCGACCACGGCCGGGCGCATGGACGCGTACGTGGAGCAGTTCCAGGCGGCCGGCGGCTCCATGGTGATGCTCGCCAAGGGCAACCGCAGCAAGCAGGTCACCGACGCGTGCGCCGCGCACGGCGGCTTCTACCTCGGCTCGATCGGCGGACCGGCGGCCCGGCTGGCGCAGGACTGCATCCGGAAGGTGGAGGTCCTGGAGTACGAGGAGCTGGGCATGGAGGCGGTCTGGCGGATCGAGGTGGAGGACTTTCCCGCGTTCGTCGTCGTCGACGACAAGGGGAACGACTTCTTCACGGACCCCGGTCCCGCGCAGCCCTTCGTCACCTCCATCCCTGTCGGCGGCCCCGCCCGCTGA